A stretch of Gemmatimonas aurantiaca T-27 DNA encodes these proteins:
- a CDS encoding VC0807 family protein: MSKSLKLTLDILIGAVAPVLILKYGTAPLGTLQAYLAAALVPVAWVLLDLLVISRRFNFITTYGGGSAIMRGALAFWYVDGALFAFKDSASYVLAFFVFGVSALIGKPVTRAIALQGLGPDTPEREAQMNRLLDEPTVLSAMKKSALMIGVTNLGAGVVNYIINYKMVLAPFNTPAFNDQVANVNAITRIVLVLPDMLALFFAFSLMYKTMYALLPAEDGADPDAGEFWTLLKRREDAMAMVSLDHDDDTRIADAPARAARQAREEFGLS, encoded by the coding sequence ATGTCGAAGTCGCTCAAGCTCACGCTGGATATCCTCATCGGTGCCGTCGCACCGGTGCTGATCCTCAAGTACGGCACCGCCCCGCTGGGGACGCTGCAGGCGTATCTCGCCGCTGCCTTGGTGCCTGTGGCGTGGGTATTGCTCGACCTGCTGGTCATCAGCCGCCGCTTCAACTTCATCACCACGTACGGCGGCGGCTCGGCGATCATGCGTGGCGCGCTGGCGTTCTGGTATGTCGATGGCGCGCTGTTCGCCTTCAAGGACAGCGCCAGCTACGTCCTGGCGTTTTTTGTGTTCGGCGTATCGGCCTTGATCGGCAAGCCGGTGACGCGCGCCATTGCCCTGCAGGGGCTTGGGCCCGACACGCCCGAACGCGAAGCGCAGATGAACCGGCTGCTCGATGAGCCCACGGTGCTGAGCGCCATGAAGAAGTCGGCGCTCATGATCGGTGTGACGAACCTCGGTGCCGGCGTCGTGAACTACATCATCAACTACAAGATGGTGCTGGCGCCGTTCAACACCCCGGCGTTCAACGATCAGGTGGCCAACGTCAACGCCATCACGCGCATCGTGCTGGTGCTGCCAGACATGCTGGCGCTGTTCTTTGCGTTCAGCCTGATGTACAAGACCATGTACGCCTTGCTGCCGGCAGAAGACGGCGCCGATCCGGATGCCGGAGAATTCTGGACGCTGCTCAAGCGGCGCGAAGATGCCATGGCCATGGTGTCGTTGGACCACGACGACGACACGCGCATCGCCGACGCACCGGCGCGCGCGGCACGCCAGGCCCGCGAAGAATTCGGCCTGAGTTGA
- the yedA gene encoding drug/metabolite exporter YedA, translating into MSTPTQTPDTTAPVVPRWQLVGGFLIIYVVWGSTYLAIKWGVATIPPFVMGAARFLLAGGALYAFMRARGAPRPTLPEWRASAVIGALLLFVGNGAVSWASQRVNSGLTSVIVATVPLWLVLCEAWQGRPPRLAQVIGVAIGLVGVGLLVLPVGGERQAAVDPIGAAVLATGALSWTVGSLYSRTAKQSSSAALAIAMQMLIGGACMLVLSLVLGEWQRVSPESVSTASLLSLLYLATFGSLIGFSTYMWLLKVASPTAVGTYAYVNPVVAVLLGVALGGERLPSLAWIAMSVIVGGVALVSLVDGRRRSA; encoded by the coding sequence GTGAGTACACCAACACAGACCCCCGACACCACGGCGCCGGTTGTGCCGCGCTGGCAGTTGGTGGGCGGGTTTCTGATCATCTATGTGGTGTGGGGCTCGACGTATCTCGCCATCAAATGGGGCGTAGCCACCATTCCGCCGTTCGTGATGGGAGCGGCGCGTTTCCTGTTGGCTGGCGGGGCGCTCTATGCCTTCATGCGCGCGCGCGGGGCACCGCGACCCACGCTCCCTGAATGGCGCGCCTCGGCTGTCATCGGCGCCTTGCTGCTGTTTGTCGGCAACGGCGCGGTCTCGTGGGCCAGTCAGCGGGTCAATTCGGGACTCACCTCGGTGATCGTGGCCACCGTGCCGCTCTGGCTGGTGTTGTGCGAAGCCTGGCAGGGGCGCCCACCGCGTCTCGCGCAGGTGATCGGTGTGGCCATTGGGCTGGTGGGCGTAGGACTGCTCGTCTTGCCAGTGGGCGGTGAACGTCAGGCCGCCGTCGATCCCATCGGGGCCGCTGTGCTGGCCACCGGTGCGCTGTCATGGACCGTGGGGTCGCTGTATTCGCGCACGGCCAAACAGTCCTCTTCGGCCGCCCTGGCCATCGCCATGCAGATGCTCATCGGCGGCGCCTGCATGCTGGTGCTGTCCCTGGTGCTGGGCGAATGGCAGCGGGTCAGCCCGGAGAGCGTGTCGACGGCATCGCTGCTGTCGTTGCTCTACCTGGCGACTTTTGGTTCACTGATCGGCTTCAGCACTTATATGTGGCTGCTCAAGGTGGCCAGCCCCACCGCGGTGGGCACGTATGCCTACGTGAACCCGGTGGTGGCCGTGCTGCTCGGCGTCGCCCTGGGAGGTGAGCGTCTGCCCAGTCTGGCCTGGATCGCCATGAGCGTGATCGTGGGTGGTGTGGCGCTGGTCAGTCTGGTGGACGGTCGGCGTCGGAGCGCCTGA
- a CDS encoding alpha/beta hydrolase, translating to MQRPVHAGLDDTNPPTPTVAGSLLHFAGITSRFLSHPHDVTVMLPPEYDQHPDRRYPVLYLHDGQNVFDDLPMSPFGVQWGVDTTARALMHARVIEPIIIVAIGNAGRERIDEYTPTRDSMHDAGGDADRYGQMLVYEIKPWIDRQWRTRRGPRDTGLAGSSLGGLLTLHLGLTHSAVFGKLGLLSPSVWWDDRWIVRQLATTGARRPDLRIWLDVGTAEHRMLRGTRLLYRMLLRLGWRVGEDLHYMEAEGALHDERAWGERTGQFLSFLFPAITSHSDIARSMSSGMS from the coding sequence ATGCAGCGCCCTGTCCACGCCGGTCTCGACGACACGAATCCGCCGACCCCCACGGTCGCGGGTTCGTTGTTGCATTTCGCCGGCATCACGTCGCGTTTCCTGTCACATCCGCACGATGTGACGGTGATGCTGCCGCCGGAGTATGATCAGCATCCGGATCGTCGGTATCCCGTCCTGTATCTGCACGATGGGCAGAACGTATTCGACGATCTGCCCATGTCGCCCTTTGGGGTGCAGTGGGGGGTCGATACCACAGCGCGTGCCCTGATGCATGCACGCGTGATCGAACCGATCATCATCGTGGCGATCGGCAATGCCGGCCGTGAGCGCATCGATGAGTACACCCCCACCCGCGACAGCATGCACGACGCGGGTGGTGATGCGGATCGGTACGGACAGATGCTGGTGTATGAGATCAAGCCGTGGATCGACCGCCAATGGCGCACCCGGCGTGGTCCGCGCGACACGGGTTTGGCAGGGAGTTCGCTGGGCGGATTGCTCACGCTGCATCTGGGACTGACGCACTCCGCCGTGTTCGGCAAGCTGGGGCTGCTCAGTCCGAGTGTGTGGTGGGACGACCGATGGATCGTGCGGCAGCTTGCCACCACCGGTGCCCGGCGCCCCGATCTGCGCATCTGGCTCGATGTGGGCACCGCCGAACATCGCATGTTGCGGGGCACGCGACTGCTCTATCGCATGCTGTTGCGGCTCGGGTGGCGTGTCGGTGAAGACCTGCACTACATGGAAGCCGAAGGGGCGTTGCACGATGAACGCGCCTGGGGAGAACGCACGGGACAGTTTCTCAGCTTCCTCTTTCCGGCGATCACGTCCCACAGCGATATCGCACGATCGATGTCGTCGGGCATGTCCTGA
- the cysM gene encoding cysteine synthase CysM yields the protein MPPSYATIDRTIGRTPLVQLQRLPSAEITARGTVILGKLEGNNPGGSVKDRPVLSMIRGAEQRGEIRPGDRLIEATSGNTGIAMAMIAAMTGYRMTLIMPDNLSAERRASMRAYGAELILTPASKGGMEYARDLAMEMQARGEGHVLDQFANPDNPRAHYETTGPEIWRDTEGRITHFVSAMGTTGTIMGVTRFLKEQRNDITIVGAQPAEGSQIAGIRKWSPAYQPKIYEASRVDRIEQVTQTEAEDMARRLAAEEGIFCGPSAAGACVIALRVAAEVENATIVFVVCDRGDRYLSTGIFPG from the coding sequence ATGCCGCCGTCGTACGCCACCATCGACCGGACCATTGGCCGCACACCGCTCGTTCAGCTACAACGTCTCCCGAGTGCTGAGATCACAGCACGCGGCACGGTGATCCTGGGCAAGCTCGAGGGCAACAACCCTGGCGGTTCGGTGAAGGACCGGCCGGTGTTGTCGATGATCCGGGGCGCCGAACAGCGTGGCGAAATCCGTCCGGGTGATCGTCTCATCGAAGCGACCAGTGGCAACACCGGGATCGCCATGGCGATGATTGCGGCCATGACGGGCTACCGCATGACCCTCATCATGCCCGACAATCTGAGCGCCGAACGTCGGGCGTCGATGCGCGCGTATGGCGCCGAGTTGATTCTCACGCCGGCGTCGAAGGGTGGCATGGAGTACGCGCGTGACCTGGCCATGGAAATGCAGGCGCGTGGGGAAGGGCACGTGCTGGATCAGTTCGCGAACCCCGACAATCCGCGCGCGCACTACGAGACCACCGGTCCGGAAATCTGGCGCGACACCGAAGGGCGCATCACGCACTTCGTGAGTGCGATGGGCACCACGGGCACCATCATGGGCGTCACGCGTTTCCTCAAGGAACAGCGCAACGACATCACCATCGTGGGCGCACAGCCGGCGGAAGGTTCGCAGATTGCCGGTATCCGCAAATGGTCACCGGCCTATCAGCCGAAGATCTACGAGGCGTCGCGCGTCGATCGCATCGAGCAGGTCACGCAGACCGAGGCCGAAGACATGGCCCGCCGCCTGGCGGCCGAAGAAGGGATCTTCTGCGGGCCGTCGGCAGCGGGAGCGTGTGTGATCGCCCTGCGCGTGGCTGCGGAAGTGGAGAACGCCACGATCGTGTTCGTGGTGTGTGATCGTGGCGACCGATACCTCAGCACCGGCATCTTTCCGGGCTGA
- a CDS encoding aminotransferase class V-fold PLP-dependent enzyme, whose protein sequence is MAGRHFLQIPGPTPVPDRLQRAMHRQMEDHRSATFPALTRSILSRLPQVVHQTKGEAFVFPATGSAMWEAALVNTLNPGSRLLAPRFGQFSHLFIQTARNLGHHVDVIEEPWGEAADPAKIEAALAADTAHEIQGVLLVHNETATGVTSDVAAVRAAMDRAKHPALLYVDGVSSIASLDFRFDAWGVDCAITGSQKGFMLPAGLGILYVSEKALARVDSCTMPRAYFDLRAMRTNNAQGYFPSTPALSLLYGLDEALTMLLDEGMDQVVARHHRLATGVRAAVRAWGLHECARRPEIASDSLTAVVVPEGIDARTVIDLAFTRYDIALGSGLSEVAGKVFRIGHLGDMNALTLAGALAGVEMALADAGVLVTLGSGVGAALQHWRVGGNA, encoded by the coding sequence ATGGCGGGACGTCATTTTCTGCAGATCCCCGGCCCGACGCCGGTTCCGGATCGCCTGCAACGGGCGATGCATCGACAGATGGAGGATCACCGTTCGGCCACGTTTCCGGCGCTGACCCGATCGATCCTCTCGCGCCTGCCGCAGGTGGTGCACCAGACGAAGGGAGAGGCGTTTGTCTTTCCCGCCACCGGCTCGGCCATGTGGGAAGCCGCTCTGGTGAACACGCTGAACCCGGGCTCGCGACTGCTCGCGCCCCGCTTCGGACAGTTTTCGCATCTCTTCATTCAGACCGCGCGCAATCTCGGACATCATGTCGATGTGATCGAGGAGCCGTGGGGCGAAGCGGCCGATCCCGCGAAGATCGAAGCCGCGCTGGCCGCCGATACCGCGCACGAGATTCAGGGTGTGTTGCTGGTGCACAACGAAACGGCCACCGGCGTGACCAGTGATGTGGCTGCGGTGCGCGCGGCGATGGATCGCGCGAAACATCCGGCACTGTTGTATGTGGACGGGGTGAGCTCCATTGCCAGTCTCGATTTCCGTTTCGATGCCTGGGGAGTGGACTGCGCCATCACCGGTTCGCAGAAGGGGTTCATGCTACCGGCGGGCCTTGGCATTCTCTACGTGAGTGAGAAGGCACTGGCCCGCGTGGACAGTTGCACCATGCCACGGGCGTATTTCGATCTGCGCGCCATGCGCACCAACAACGCGCAAGGATATTTCCCCAGCACGCCGGCGCTGTCGCTGTTGTACGGGTTGGATGAAGCGCTGACCATGCTGCTCGATGAGGGCATGGATCAGGTGGTCGCGCGCCATCATCGACTGGCCACCGGTGTCCGTGCAGCAGTGCGGGCGTGGGGGCTGCACGAATGCGCGCGTCGACCGGAGATCGCGTCGGATTCGCTCACGGCGGTCGTGGTTCCCGAGGGAATCGACGCCCGCACGGTTATTGACCTCGCCTTCACCCGCTACGACATCGCTCTGGGCTCGGGGCTCAGCGAAGTCGCGGGGAAGGTGTTCCGCATCGGACATCTCGGAGATATGAACGCACTGACACTGGCCGGCGCACTCGCCGGTGTGGAGATGGCACTGGCGGATGCTGGTGTGCTCGTGACGCTTGGCAGCGGCGTGGGTGCCGCACTGCAGCACTGGCGTGTGGGAGGCAACGCGTGA
- a CDS encoding MarR family winged helix-turn-helix transcriptional regulator has product MSKGDKKRRRALEAYGTLQRAATMAATRVEDAVHPFGLSASQYGVLDTLQQRGPVHQQELAEALGRSKAQMTAIIDALESRGLVRRERHAVDRRFISVYLTDDGRKMLAEAAPARTDAIVSLMRELSGDQRARLTRLCRRLLRVLDPSEATPEDAADDAAEASSHDVSDDGDDDGAEDSTADADDDDDDENPRDDTADRSSAS; this is encoded by the coding sequence ATGAGCAAAGGCGACAAGAAGCGGCGCCGCGCGCTCGAAGCGTATGGCACCCTGCAGCGTGCCGCCACGATGGCTGCCACGCGCGTGGAAGATGCTGTCCACCCGTTCGGTCTGTCGGCGTCGCAGTACGGGGTGCTCGACACCCTCCAGCAGCGTGGTCCCGTGCACCAGCAGGAGCTGGCCGAGGCGCTGGGGCGCAGCAAAGCGCAGATGACGGCCATCATCGACGCGCTCGAATCACGCGGGTTGGTGCGTCGTGAACGGCACGCGGTCGACCGACGCTTCATCTCGGTGTACCTCACCGACGACGGCCGAAAGATGCTGGCCGAAGCGGCGCCGGCGCGCACCGACGCCATCGTGAGCCTCATGCGGGAACTGAGCGGAGACCAGCGCGCGCGTTTGACACGGCTCTGCCGTCGTCTCCTGCGTGTCCTCGATCCCAGCGAAGCCACCCCCGAGGATGCGGCGGACGATGCCGCCGAAGCGTCATCGCATGACGTGTCCGACGATGGTGATGACGACGGCGCCGAAGACAGCACGGCCGATGCGGATGACGATGACGACGATGAGAACCCGCGCGACGATACCGCGGATCGTTCATCGGCCAGTTGA
- a CDS encoding lysylphosphatidylglycerol synthase transmembrane domain-containing protein, translated as MTWQRWLVTALSFVLMLGVSAYVVAGHWPATGMPWLAWPVHAAALATVTAEIITRALKIQASARSCGIPLTFGTALRVCLAGDFAAAITPARSGAEPARFLVLAESGTPPASRVLVLFLELFLEMWSLALVCVVLAVLFRGRGASTTGLLGLVGGYSVFVLTVGAIGLVLSRRNAHGPPPAWARRIGLHAGRWRTIQHMLRGLRGAVHALRHAKPGLMLLAFTGSVLHVLFKVATLPILVFVGDPTLALTMDSLAPLVLWPLALFYGGVVVPAPGGGGFIEGAFAATLSDAIPVSMFAAALLWWRFYTFYLYILIGGLAAGDATLRALRRGAASHALPESP; from the coding sequence ATGACCTGGCAACGCTGGCTTGTGACGGCCCTGTCGTTCGTGTTGATGCTCGGGGTGTCGGCCTATGTCGTTGCCGGACATTGGCCGGCCACCGGCATGCCCTGGCTGGCCTGGCCGGTGCACGCCGCCGCGCTGGCCACGGTGACGGCGGAGATCATCACGCGCGCCCTCAAGATCCAGGCGTCGGCCCGGAGCTGCGGCATTCCTCTCACATTTGGCACCGCGCTGCGGGTGTGCCTGGCCGGCGACTTTGCGGCGGCCATCACGCCGGCCCGTTCGGGCGCCGAGCCGGCACGATTTCTGGTACTGGCCGAGAGTGGGACCCCGCCGGCGTCGCGGGTGTTGGTGCTGTTCCTCGAGCTTTTTCTCGAGATGTGGTCGCTGGCGCTGGTGTGTGTCGTGCTCGCGGTGCTGTTCCGCGGGCGCGGTGCCTCGACCACCGGTCTTCTGGGGCTGGTGGGTGGCTACAGCGTATTCGTGTTGACCGTCGGCGCCATTGGACTCGTGCTGTCGCGGCGCAATGCCCATGGTCCGCCTCCTGCCTGGGCCCGTCGTATCGGACTGCACGCCGGGCGGTGGCGCACCATCCAGCACATGCTGCGTGGTCTGCGTGGCGCGGTGCACGCGCTGCGACACGCCAAGCCCGGTCTGATGCTGTTGGCGTTCACCGGCTCGGTGCTGCACGTGCTGTTCAAGGTGGCCACGCTGCCCATTCTGGTCTTCGTGGGGGATCCCACGCTCGCGCTGACGATGGACTCACTCGCACCATTGGTGCTCTGGCCCCTGGCGCTATTCTACGGTGGCGTGGTCGTGCCGGCGCCCGGCGGTGGTGGATTCATCGAAGGCGCGTTTGCCGCCACCCTGTCCGATGCCATTCCGGTGTCGATGTTTGCGGCCGCGTTGCTCTGGTGGCGCTTTTACACCTTCTATCTCTACATCCTCATCGGTGGGCTCGCGGCCGGTGATGCCACGTTGCGCGCCCTGCGTCGAGGGGCCGCGTCACACGCTTTGCCGGAATCGCCGTGA
- a CDS encoding FecR domain-containing protein, whose translation MSIVLPTPDAALAARFAGGDENALATLYRQQYDSLLSAARHVLGDDLAHYRGRVAHKAMLDAWVARDRFQNATALGAFLEEAIQQEAGVQRRKHAALHHRGSGIDSGSHVTVPDVEEAMRQLLAEVHAPAIDHDAALAEARAVKRAHAKAHVERVGSRPKWVLQAIGAVAVLVGIFVFQRWMTRSSENVAVDRALKGEEVQTLTSGRGQRGTLTLRDGTKATMGSESLLRVPPEFANSQRTVQIEGTATFAVTPDTVMAARQFAVRAGDLTVTAHGTVFSVRYYPEDSTAYVQVSEGTVSVHDRVRNTRQELKAGEGLRLTRDGQLGPLEGMERDVALAWTRDTIVFDKAPLKLVVPELVRWFGLNAQLADESIGDRPVSMRVALASSGDATKALTQAANLAITFGQNDRIEFRDASAVPPAPAGKKK comes from the coding sequence ATGTCCATTGTCCTTCCCACGCCAGACGCCGCCCTTGCGGCGCGTTTTGCCGGCGGCGACGAGAACGCGCTCGCCACGTTGTACCGGCAGCAGTACGACAGCCTGTTGTCGGCTGCCCGACATGTGCTCGGCGATGATCTCGCCCACTACCGTGGACGGGTGGCACACAAGGCCATGCTCGATGCCTGGGTGGCACGCGACCGATTCCAGAACGCCACCGCACTCGGCGCCTTTCTCGAAGAGGCGATCCAACAGGAAGCCGGTGTGCAGCGACGCAAACATGCCGCGCTGCATCATCGCGGCAGCGGTATCGACAGCGGGTCGCATGTGACGGTGCCCGATGTCGAGGAGGCCATGCGGCAGTTGCTGGCCGAGGTGCATGCTCCGGCGATTGATCACGATGCGGCGCTCGCCGAAGCGCGGGCGGTCAAACGGGCACACGCCAAAGCTCATGTGGAGCGTGTGGGCTCACGCCCCAAATGGGTGCTGCAGGCGATCGGTGCGGTGGCCGTGCTCGTCGGCATCTTCGTTTTCCAGCGATGGATGACACGCTCCAGTGAAAACGTGGCGGTCGACCGTGCACTCAAGGGCGAAGAAGTACAAACCCTGACATCAGGCAGGGGGCAACGCGGCACGCTCACCCTGCGTGATGGCACCAAGGCCACGATGGGCAGCGAGTCGCTGCTGCGTGTACCACCAGAGTTCGCCAACTCACAGCGCACCGTGCAGATCGAGGGCACGGCCACGTTTGCGGTGACGCCGGATACCGTGATGGCCGCGCGGCAATTTGCCGTGCGTGCGGGTGATCTCACCGTGACCGCGCACGGCACCGTGTTCTCGGTGCGCTATTACCCGGAAGACTCCACCGCCTACGTGCAGGTGAGCGAAGGCACCGTGTCAGTGCACGATCGTGTGCGCAACACCAGGCAGGAGCTCAAGGCCGGTGAAGGGCTACGGCTCACACGCGATGGCCAGCTCGGGCCGTTGGAAGGCATGGAACGCGATGTGGCGCTCGCCTGGACCCGCGACACCATCGTCTTCGACAAGGCACCACTCAAGCTGGTGGTCCCGGAGCTGGTGCGGTGGTTCGGCCTGAATGCGCAACTGGCCGATGAATCCATCGGTGATCGGCCGGTATCGATGCGCGTGGCGCTCGCCTCGTCTGGTGATGCCACCAAGGCGCTCACGCAGGCGGCCAATCTCGCCATCACGTTCGGGCAAAACGATCGCATCGAGTTCCGTGATGCGAGCGCTGTGCCACCGGCACCGGCAGGCAAAAAGAAGTAG
- a CDS encoding DUF2461 domain-containing protein → MEGFTQFSPKAFTFLRGLTKHNRKEWFEEHRAEYEQYLKVPLAQLIEEVDVQLASIAPEIIGSPKKSAFRIHRDVRFSKDKSPYKTHVACWFFHRDAGHGVGGEAAHGGAGFYFHLAPEGSFCGGGIWMPPRPALAKIRQALVDDLEGWEELVTDKAFRRRFGDLDTEGMLTRPPRGFTVDHPSANWLRYQSFTAGCELSVEEVTSPKLPQTLKRHFAAMTPFVRWLNGALGLPVSTRR, encoded by the coding sequence ATGGAAGGATTCACGCAGTTCTCGCCAAAGGCGTTCACATTCCTGCGCGGTTTGACCAAACACAATCGCAAGGAGTGGTTCGAGGAGCATCGCGCCGAATACGAGCAGTATCTCAAGGTGCCGTTGGCGCAGCTTATCGAAGAAGTGGATGTCCAGTTGGCGTCGATTGCGCCGGAGATCATCGGGTCACCGAAAAAGTCGGCGTTCCGCATCCATCGTGATGTGCGGTTCAGCAAGGACAAGTCGCCGTACAAGACGCACGTGGCCTGCTGGTTCTTTCATCGGGATGCAGGCCATGGCGTGGGCGGCGAAGCGGCACATGGTGGCGCCGGCTTCTACTTCCATCTGGCGCCCGAAGGCTCGTTCTGTGGCGGCGGTATCTGGATGCCCCCGCGGCCGGCGCTGGCAAAGATCCGGCAGGCGCTGGTGGACGATCTGGAGGGCTGGGAGGAGCTGGTCACCGACAAGGCATTTCGTCGGCGGTTTGGCGATCTGGACACCGAGGGAATGCTGACTCGCCCTCCGCGCGGTTTTACGGTCGACCATCCCTCGGCCAACTGGCTGCGCTACCAGTCGTTCACGGCCGGTTGTGAGCTGTCCGTGGAAGAGGTCACGAGCCCCAAGCTGCCGCAGACACTGAAGCGCCACTTTGCGGCCATGACGCCGTTTGTCCGCTGGCTCAATGGGGCCTTGGGGCTGCCGGTGTCCACCCGACGCTGA
- a CDS encoding 2-hydroxyacid dehydrogenase produces MSLSRPRVIVTRKMPAPMEARITELYDAEFNATDTPFTPEQLSAALQNADIVVTTVTDKWLPSVLETPNRRAKLLANVGVGVNHIAQEAARAAGLMVSNTPDVVTDDTADVAIALMLMVMRRLGEGERHLRTGTWGGLRPTFMLGRTLRGKTLGIIGYGRIGRAVARAAHDAFGMKIIYHAPRDPRIDDPSTAGPADAVRVASLEALLGQSDVVSLHCPATPETRHLMNATTLAQMPSHAFLVNTARGDVIDEAALVDALKSGRLAGAGLDVYEFEPRVTAELMTLENAVLLPHLGSATIETRTNMGMRALSNVEAFVAGRELPDRVV; encoded by the coding sequence GTGAGCCTGTCCCGTCCTCGCGTGATTGTCACGCGCAAGATGCCGGCACCGATGGAAGCGCGCATCACGGAGCTGTACGATGCCGAGTTCAATGCCACCGACACCCCATTCACGCCGGAGCAGTTGAGCGCCGCGCTGCAGAATGCCGATATCGTCGTCACCACGGTGACCGACAAGTGGCTGCCGTCGGTGCTGGAGACCCCCAACCGTCGCGCCAAGCTGCTCGCCAATGTGGGTGTCGGCGTGAATCACATCGCGCAAGAAGCGGCACGTGCGGCGGGATTGATGGTCAGCAATACGCCCGATGTCGTGACCGATGACACGGCCGATGTGGCCATCGCCCTCATGCTGATGGTGATGCGCCGCCTCGGCGAAGGCGAGCGGCACCTGCGCACCGGTACGTGGGGCGGTTTGCGTCCCACGTTCATGCTGGGCCGCACGTTGCGTGGCAAAACGCTCGGCATCATCGGCTACGGTCGCATCGGTCGTGCGGTGGCTCGTGCGGCGCACGATGCGTTTGGCATGAAGATCATCTATCACGCGCCGCGTGATCCGCGCATTGATGATCCCTCCACGGCCGGACCGGCCGATGCCGTGCGGGTGGCGTCGCTGGAAGCTCTGCTTGGCCAGTCGGATGTGGTGTCACTGCACTGTCCGGCCACGCCGGAAACGCGTCACCTGATGAATGCGACCACGCTGGCCCAGATGCCGTCGCACGCGTTCCTGGTGAACACCGCGCGCGGTGACGTGATCGACGAAGCGGCGCTGGTGGACGCGCTCAAGAGTGGCCGCCTCGCCGGTGCGGGCCTCGATGTGTACGAATTTGAGCCACGTGTCACGGCCGAGTTGATGACACTGGAGAACGCCGTGTTGCTGCCACACCTGGGCAGCGCGACGATCGAAACGCGCACGAACATGGGCATGCGCGCGTTGTCGAATGTGGAGGCCTTTGTGGCCGGACGGGAATTGCCGGACCGGGTCGTCTAG